The following proteins are encoded in a genomic region of Phycisphaera sp.:
- a CDS encoding protein kinase, whose product MDDTPSQGSDQGPTPPDDAAPTNKGGSSSERKLIEAAFEGAQPASGWPETSTAWFEGAPLPPHGAFPGYDIVREIHRGGQGVVYQAVQLSTRRHVAIKVMHSGPFMGSSGRARFEREVQVLGQLDHPNIVGIHDSGVTKDGSCFYVMDYISGKPLDKLLAEGQLPIRESLKLFAKICDAVNAAHLKGVIHRDLKPANIRIDKHGEPIVVDFGLAKLAIPDLDEEGSGKLMSMTGQFIGSLPWASPEQAEGSPSNIDVRTDVYSLGVILYQLLTNRFPYEVLGNMRDVLDNIVRAEPARPSTIRRKINDEVETIVLKSLSKQRERRYQSAGELGRDVHRFLEGQPIEAKRDSGWYVITKTLKRYQAPVAVAGGSLVALIVFAVVITVLYEDAKTARGIAEQETIAANLARSAEAEQRQLAESRLENAYDLTGTMLTDFYDAIRDLRGATAAKLALAENAVATLDGLEAEAEGDPQRLLLIGRGRLRLGMLYAGRAEFHRVGRPDEGPALYESALAIADGLIAEGASLTEARVLRARTLAAISHARRLQKDYLGSSKAIDEAIDEADRALRLVGPDSELRANIEYLRADSMLERGNTQVERGMAVASTDEATAREIAQRARDAFEQAQRAFQSMIDRTVDVDRGELGVSRALVRLAEWTIRSVTFDNAQLESVDHQEMLDRLDRAMALLDRAVALIEGLETRDPKSAVYPRDRLMADEGWAKAMRVRGAQLDALAEQQPERSEELARDAKEARQQSISMLEDAVARGQQAFNADEANVTLARRLAMLTGQLGQSYQEAGQLDNARRKFDESIHLREASAAIDPTSQHFNDAVVGWYRLGVFHERRAGEPDPSQDELRAALDAFTKAREFAEKQIELGIPPDNTHLEDVQDLIDGVRARMSAG is encoded by the coding sequence ATGGACGATACGCCAAGCCAGGGAAGTGACCAAGGGCCCACGCCCCCCGATGACGCTGCGCCCACGAATAAGGGCGGCTCCAGCAGCGAGCGCAAGCTCATCGAGGCGGCCTTCGAGGGCGCCCAGCCCGCCAGCGGCTGGCCCGAGACGTCCACCGCGTGGTTCGAGGGTGCGCCCCTGCCGCCGCATGGCGCGTTTCCCGGCTATGACATCGTGCGCGAGATCCACCGTGGCGGGCAGGGCGTGGTGTACCAGGCCGTCCAGCTCAGCACGCGGCGGCACGTGGCGATCAAGGTCATGCACTCGGGGCCGTTCATGGGCTCGTCGGGCCGCGCGCGGTTCGAGCGTGAGGTGCAGGTGCTCGGGCAGCTCGATCACCCCAACATCGTGGGCATCCACGACAGCGGGGTGACCAAGGACGGCTCGTGCTTCTACGTGATGGACTACATCAGCGGCAAGCCGCTGGACAAGCTCTTGGCCGAGGGGCAACTGCCCATCCGCGAATCGCTGAAGCTGTTCGCCAAGATCTGCGATGCCGTCAACGCCGCCCACCTCAAGGGCGTCATCCACCGAGACCTCAAGCCGGCCAACATCCGCATCGACAAGCACGGCGAGCCCATCGTCGTCGATTTTGGTCTAGCCAAACTGGCCATCCCCGACCTCGACGAAGAGGGCAGCGGCAAGCTGATGAGCATGACCGGGCAGTTCATCGGTTCGCTGCCTTGGGCCAGCCCCGAGCAGGCCGAGGGCTCGCCCAGCAACATCGACGTGCGCACCGACGTGTACTCGCTGGGCGTGATCTTGTACCAGTTGCTCACCAACCGTTTCCCCTACGAAGTCCTGGGCAACATGCGGGACGTGCTGGACAACATCGTGCGCGCCGAGCCGGCGCGACCCAGTACCATTCGACGCAAGATCAACGATGAGGTCGAGACGATCGTCCTCAAGTCCCTGTCGAAGCAGCGTGAACGCCGCTACCAGAGCGCGGGCGAACTCGGGCGGGACGTCCACCGCTTCCTCGAGGGCCAGCCCATCGAGGCCAAGCGGGATAGCGGCTGGTATGTCATCACCAAGACGCTCAAGCGGTACCAAGCGCCCGTCGCGGTGGCCGGTGGTTCGCTGGTGGCGCTCATCGTGTTCGCGGTGGTGATCACGGTGTTGTACGAGGACGCCAAGACGGCTCGCGGCATCGCCGAACAAGAGACCATCGCCGCGAATCTGGCGCGCTCCGCAGAAGCCGAACAGCGACAATTGGCCGAGTCTCGTCTCGAAAACGCGTACGACCTCACCGGCACGATGCTCACGGACTTCTACGACGCGATCCGTGATCTACGCGGGGCGACAGCGGCGAAGCTCGCGCTCGCCGAGAACGCTGTGGCAACGCTCGATGGCCTCGAAGCCGAGGCGGAAGGGGATCCGCAGCGGCTGCTGTTGATCGGTCGCGGTCGGTTGCGGCTTGGGATGTTGTACGCGGGGCGGGCGGAGTTCCATCGGGTCGGAAGGCCGGACGAGGGGCCTGCGCTGTACGAATCCGCTCTGGCGATCGCTGATGGCCTGATCGCCGAGGGGGCCTCGTTGACCGAGGCACGTGTGCTGCGGGCCAGAACGCTCGCGGCGATCTCGCACGCTCGCAGGCTGCAGAAGGACTACCTGGGCTCGAGCAAAGCCATCGATGAGGCCATCGATGAGGCCGACCGCGCTCTTCGGCTTGTTGGCCCGGATTCGGAGCTGCGAGCGAACATCGAGTACCTCCGCGCCGACAGCATGCTGGAACGCGGGAACACACAGGTCGAGCGTGGTATGGCCGTCGCGAGTACTGATGAGGCCACGGCCCGTGAGATCGCCCAACGAGCCCGCGATGCGTTCGAGCAGGCGCAACGGGCGTTCCAGTCGATGATCGACCGAACGGTCGACGTCGATCGCGGCGAACTCGGCGTTTCGCGGGCACTGGTGCGGCTTGCCGAATGGACGATTCGCAGCGTCACGTTTGACAACGCGCAACTGGAATCCGTCGACCACCAGGAGATGCTCGATCGTCTCGATCGGGCGATGGCATTGCTCGATCGGGCCGTGGCGCTCATCGAGGGGCTCGAGACGCGTGACCCGAAGAGTGCGGTGTATCCGCGTGATCGGCTGATGGCCGACGAGGGATGGGCCAAGGCCATGCGTGTCCGTGGCGCGCAGCTCGATGCCCTGGCCGAACAGCAGCCGGAGCGGTCGGAGGAACTCGCACGGGATGCCAAGGAGGCGCGTCAGCAGTCGATCAGCATGCTCGAAGACGCCGTCGCTCGTGGGCAGCAAGCATTCAATGCCGACGAAGCGAACGTGACTCTGGCGCGCCGGTTGGCGATGCTGACCGGCCAACTCGGCCAGAGCTATCAGGAAGCCGGACAACTCGACAACGCCCGGCGAAAGTTCGACGAATCGATCCATCTTCGTGAGGCGTCGGCCGCGATCGACCCAACATCGCAGCACTTCAACGACGCCGTCGTGGGTTGGTATCGCCTCGGCGTGTTCCACGAGCGCCGGGCCGGCGAGCCCGATCCCTCACAGGACGAATTACGGGCTGCTCTCGATGCATTCACCAAAGCGCGCGAGTTTGCGGAAAAACAGATCGAATTGGGCATACCGCCCGATAACACACACCTCGAAGACGTTCAAGACCTAATAGACGGCGTACGGGCACGAATGTCTGCCGGGTAA
- a CDS encoding RNA polymerase sigma factor, translating into MIQDQPNRDGKADGASDPCEALLKQAIRGDRNALIELLEQCAPMLRARLEGKIPAALKVTVEADDVLQVTYIEVVGRISQFKTGGMGGFRAWVSRVAENNLLDAIRAAQAAKRPDPAKRAHTPRNADDSAATLIEVLAGDSKATPSRFAARGEAVMAMERMLATLPADYARVIRLYDLAGHTIEEVAKEMGRSTGAVFMLRARAHDRLRDAMGDEGQYFSRAGS; encoded by the coding sequence ATGATCCAGGACCAGCCCAATCGTGACGGCAAGGCGGACGGCGCGTCCGATCCGTGCGAGGCGTTGCTGAAACAGGCCATCCGGGGCGACCGCAACGCGCTCATCGAACTCCTGGAGCAATGCGCCCCGATGCTGCGAGCACGGCTGGAGGGCAAGATCCCAGCCGCGCTGAAGGTGACCGTGGAGGCCGACGACGTGCTGCAGGTCACCTACATCGAGGTGGTCGGGCGGATCTCGCAGTTCAAGACCGGGGGCATGGGCGGCTTCCGGGCGTGGGTGTCCCGCGTGGCCGAGAATAACCTGCTCGACGCCATCCGTGCCGCGCAGGCGGCCAAACGGCCCGACCCGGCCAAGCGCGCCCACACGCCGCGCAACGCCGACGACTCGGCGGCCACGCTCATCGAGGTGCTCGCGGGCGACAGCAAGGCCACCCCCTCGCGCTTCGCGGCGCGCGGCGAGGCGGTGATGGCGATGGAGCGCATGCTGGCCACACTACCGGCCGACTACGCCAGGGTCATCCGCCTGTACGACCTCGCGGGCCACACGATCGAAGAAGTCGCCAAGGAGATGGGCCGCTCGACTGGTGCGGTGTTCATGCTCCGGGCCCGCGCGCACGATCGCCTCCGCGACGCCATGGGCGACGAGGGGCAGTACTTCTCACGAGCGGGCAGCTAG